The Armatimonadota bacterium DNA window CGAGATCGACCACCGCGTGCGCGAGGCAGCGGCGATGCTCGGGCTCGAACAACTGCTGCACCGCAAACCCAAGGAACTGAGCGGCGGGCAGCGCCAACGGGTGGCGCTGGGCAGAGCGATCGTACGCGAGCCGCAGGTCTTTCTGATGGACGAGCCGCTCTCGAATCTCGACGCGAAACTCCGCGTGCAGACTCGCACCGACCTGATCAAACTGCATCGACGACTAGGGATCACCACGGTCTACGTGACCCACGATCAGATTGAAGCGATGACCATGGGCGATCGAATTGCCGTCATGAGCAATGGACTGGTTCAGCAGGTCGCCAGCCCGCTGGAACTGTATAACCATCCTGCAAACCTCTTCGTTGCGGGGTTCATTGGCTCACCAGCAATGAACTTTATGGAAGTAACCGTTCGGTCCGATGGCGGCACGTACTGGGCGGATGCCGGCAGCTTCCGCGTAAGCATCCCCGCTCAGTTCAACGAAGCGATTGCCGCATACGACGGCAAGAGATGTACGTTCGGCATTCGTCCAGAAGACATCTACGACGGTGCGCTTCCCTCGCTAATAGCTGCGGCGCCTGGAAACACCGTTACTACCACGGTAGATGTGCTGGAGCCACTTGGCAATCAGGTGGAGATCTACCTCAAGGCCGGCGATGTGCCAATAAATGCAATGATAGACAGCTCCACGAAGGCTGAGACCGGGGGATCGTTAAACGTGATCTTCGATATGGCGAAATCGCACCTGTTTGATATTGAGACCGAGCGCACCCTCTACTGAGCAAATGCCTGTTTACAACCATTGCACGTTGTATTCCCGGGCGAATATCGGGTAACCTGAACATCCCTGCTTGAACAGGCAGGCGACCGCAGCGGTGTGGTCTGGCGCTCTGCGCCCCGCTTCCCGCCTCGCCGAACTGCGAGGCCCAACGCACGGGTCGATTTTTCACCAGTGCCGTTCCGTCCGAGGGGAGAACTTGTGAATGCGTGACTACGAAGTTCTGTATATAATCGATCCGAACACCACAGACGACGGTGTGCCTGTCGTGATCGAGAAGTTTTCGAAGTTGATTTCGGACCAGGGCGGCGAGGTCACCTCTGCTGAACTCTGGGATAAGGGCCGACGAATGCTGGCCTACCCGATTGCCGGTCACAAAGAGGGAATCTACGTGCTGATGCAGTTCAAATCAGCATCCGAAGCGCCTCTGGAACTGGACCGGGTGATGCGGATTGACGAGGCGATCCTTCGCCACCTGGTTACTCGCACCGATACGCGGCAGGAATAGCCGACGCGCCACGGTCAATTGTCTTCCGCATCTGCGGATGTGGCGCCAGTA harbors:
- a CDS encoding ABC transporter ATP-binding protein, with the translated sequence MAEVRLENLSKHFNKVVAVNNVNLHILDKEFIVLVGPSGCGKTTALRMIAGLEEATLGTIFIGERNVNDVSPKDRDIAMVFQNYALYPHMSVYDNMSFGLRLKRTASAGIWPFNSRRTFTRAEIDHRVREAAAMLGLEQLLHRKPKELSGGQRQRVALGRAIVREPQVFLMDEPLSNLDAKLRVQTRTDLIKLHRRLGITTVYVTHDQIEAMTMGDRIAVMSNGLVQQVASPLELYNHPANLFVAGFIGSPAMNFMEVTVRSDGGTYWADAGSFRVSIPAQFNEAIAAYDGKRCTFGIRPEDIYDGALPSLIAAAPGNTVTTTVDVLEPLGNQVEIYLKAGDVPINAMIDSSTKAETGGSLNVIFDMAKSHLFDIETERTLY
- the rpsF gene encoding 30S ribosomal protein S6 is translated as MRDYEVLYIIDPNTTDDGVPVVIEKFSKLISDQGGEVTSAELWDKGRRMLAYPIAGHKEGIYVLMQFKSASEAPLELDRVMRIDEAILRHLVTRTDTRQE